From the genome of Cystobacter fuscus DSM 2262:
CCATCACCCTGGGCTCGGGCGGCTCGGGCGGCACCTTCTTCCCGTCGGCGCTCATGGGGGCGATGCTCGGGGGCGCCTTCGGCACCGTGGTGCACTACTTCTTTCCCACCAGCACCGGGCCCAGTGGCGCCTACGCCATCGTGGGCATGGGCGGCGCCATGGCGGCGCTCACCCGCGGGCCGCTCACGGGCATGATGATGCTCTACGAGCTGAGCGGCAACCACGCCATCATCCTGCCGCTCATGGTGACGTGCACCATCTCCTCCGCGCTCTGCCACTACCTCATCGAGCGCCGCGCGCCCAAGCCGCAAACGGACGCGGAGCTGCTGTCCACCACGCCCGTGCGCGCGCTGATGCGCGAGCTGGCCCCGGTGCCCGCCGACATGCACCTGCGCCCGCTGATGGACCAGGTGTTCACCACCGAGAACGGCACGCTCCCCGTGCTCGATGGCGACGGCAAGCTCTACGGCATCGTCCAGGCGGACCAGTTCCAGGACATCTGGCGCGACGAGACGCTCTACCCGGTGCTCGTCGCGAGCGACGTGGCGCGCAAGGTGCCCCTGCTATCGCCGGACACGGACCTGGCGCAGGCGCTCTTCCTGATGGATCAGGAGGACGTGGACGCCCTGCCCGTGCAGGGACCGCCCGGTGGCCAGACCTGCGGGCTGCTCACGCGCACCCGCGTGCGGCGCTTCCTCAACTCGCATCACACCGGCCAGAAGAGCGCCCGGCCCGAGCCGGAGCACCTCGTGGCGCCGACGGAAATCCGGAACTGAAGGACGGGGCGGGCCTCGTCACGCGGGGCCCGCGCCGCCCAGGGGTTGCCTGGCGCTCGCGGCCGTAATGCCATTCATTGCCATCCATCTTCCTCCGCCTGGGAATGGGCAATCCAATACCCTTCACGCCCGCGGGTTGAAGACAGTCCATTCCGCCCTCGTGGCGTCGAAGGCTCCCGGTCGTACGAGTCCAACGAGGAGGATCCCTCGAAGTTTGGAAAACAAACTAAATTTGCTTTCCTCGAATTTCATTGATTCAGTGGTTTCCCTCGACTACGCTGGATGACAGCTCCGCTGTTCCTCGAAAAAGATGCCGCGGTGTTTTGTTTCAGCACCTTCAAACACCCGGCTTCTTAATTTCCAAGGAGATGAAATGAACTTCCTCGGTGTCATGAAGAAGCAGTCGTTGGGGTGCGTGTTGGGCACCGTCGCTGGGTTGCTCTTGTCCTCCTGCGGCCCGGGTGAGTTGTCGGACGCGAAGAACAGCCCCGAGTCCACGGGGCAGGTCGCCGCGGAGCTCGCCAGCACGATTTCCTGGAAGGGCTATACGTGGCGGGTCACCAACGGCGGCATGGCCGGCGTTGCTCCCGGCAGCCCCAGCAACGTCTTCGTGGATGCGAATGGCTACCTGCACCTGAAGATCACCAAGTCCGGTAGCTCGTGGACGGCCGCCGAGCTGTTCACGACGACCAATCTCGGCTTTGGCACCTACCGGTGGCAGATCGATGGCGCGGTGGACAAGCTGGACAAGAACGTCGTGCTGGGGCTGTTCCCCTACGGTCCCGCCGGGGGGATCGGCGGGGACGGCACCAACGAGATCGACATCGAGTACGCCCGCTGGGGCAATTCCGCCTGGCCCAATGGCAACTGGACCATCTATCCCAACTCGGGGACGAAGGTCGGATCGAGCACCTTCAACTTCACCCTGGGAAGCACCTACACGACCTCGACCTTCGTCTGGAAGAGCAGCAACATCGCGTTCTCGTTCCAGGAGGGCTTCAAGGCGAACGGGGACACCAGCGGCCTCATCAAGAGCTGGACCTACGCGCCGACGAGCCCCACCACGAACATTCCCCAGCGGGCCATGCCGCTGGGCATGAACCTGTGGTGCTTCGGCGCGCCGCCCTCGAATGGGCAGAACGTGGAGATCGTCATCCGCGACTTCCAGTTCATCCCCCAGTAATCGGGCGGGTCGTCACTGCGCCCGGAGGGCTGGGAGCGAGCCTCC
Proteins encoded in this window:
- a CDS encoding glycoside hydrolase family 16 protein; translation: MNFLGVMKKQSLGCVLGTVAGLLLSSCGPGELSDAKNSPESTGQVAAELASTISWKGYTWRVTNGGMAGVAPGSPSNVFVDANGYLHLKITKSGSSWTAAELFTTTNLGFGTYRWQIDGAVDKLDKNVVLGLFPYGPAGGIGGDGTNEIDIEYARWGNSAWPNGNWTIYPNSGTKVGSSTFNFTLGSTYTTSTFVWKSSNIAFSFQEGFKANGDTSGLIKSWTYAPTSPTTNIPQRAMPLGMNLWCFGAPPSNGQNVEIVIRDFQFIPQ